A section of the Mesorhizobium loti genome encodes:
- a CDS encoding glucose/quinate/shikimate family membrane-bound PQQ-dependent dehydrogenase: MAVTITSLVLFLLGLTIGAGGIWLASLGGSWYYIISGLAFLITAWLFYRRRSTALWLYAAIVLGTLAWAVWETGFDWWELGPRGGIIVLVALWLLTPWARRGLAGPDGRAPLILAVLASLAVAGYSMTTDPKDIAGALDTDKVTPNANLGGDVPAGEWHFYGRTQFGQRYSPLDQITPDNVANLQPAWTYRTGDVKGPDDVGETTYQVTPLKIGDTLYICTPHNFAIAVDAATGKEKWRYDPKIKLDKDRQHQTCRGVSYYADAAGAAGQPCATRVYLPTSDARLIALDAANGQVCPAFAEAGTLNLLTNMPYPKSGYYYSTSAPLIAGGKIIVGGAVNDNYSTQEPSGVIRAYDASTGKLLWNWDSGNPDQTTPLPAGQTYTANSPNMWSTPSADEKLGLLYVPLGNQTPDQLGAGRSANVEKFSSSITALDLNTGQLKWVRQTVHHDLWDMDVPAQPSLIDITKADGTIVPALVGPTKQGDLYVLDRRTGEPVIAVKEVPAPGGAIEGDHASPTQPSSDLSFNPKPLIEADMWGITMFDQLACRIAFHKLRYEGRYTPPSVQGSLIYPGNFGTFNWGGVAVDPVRQVMFGMPTYLAFTSRLVPRADVPAPGDDTKGSEHGLNRNEGAPYAVVMGPFLSPLGVPCQAPPWGYVAGVDLRTGTINYKHRNGTVYDMTPLPLPLKVGVPGIGGPMITAGGVAFLGAAVDDYLRAYDLTSGKELWRARLPAGGQSTPMTYTVADGRQFVVIVAGGHGSVGTKPGDYVMAYALPK, translated from the coding sequence TTGGCTGTAACCATCACCTCCCTTGTTCTCTTTCTCCTCGGTCTGACAATTGGCGCTGGCGGCATCTGGCTGGCCTCGCTGGGCGGCAGCTGGTACTACATCATATCGGGCCTCGCGTTCCTGATCACCGCATGGCTGTTCTACCGGCGCCGCTCCACCGCGCTGTGGCTCTACGCGGCGATCGTGCTCGGCACGCTGGCCTGGGCGGTCTGGGAAACCGGCTTCGACTGGTGGGAACTCGGCCCGCGCGGCGGCATCATCGTGCTGGTGGCGCTATGGCTGCTGACGCCGTGGGCGCGGCGGGGCCTTGCCGGTCCTGACGGGCGCGCGCCGCTGATCCTGGCCGTGCTGGCCTCACTGGCGGTGGCCGGCTATTCGATGACCACGGACCCGAAGGACATCGCCGGCGCGCTTGACACCGACAAGGTGACCCCCAACGCCAATCTCGGCGGCGACGTGCCGGCCGGCGAGTGGCACTTCTATGGCCGCACGCAATTCGGCCAGCGCTATTCGCCGCTCGACCAGATCACGCCGGACAATGTCGCCAATCTGCAGCCGGCCTGGACCTATCGCACCGGCGACGTGAAGGGGCCGGACGATGTCGGCGAGACCACATACCAGGTGACACCGCTCAAGATCGGCGACACGCTCTATATATGCACGCCGCACAATTTCGCCATCGCGGTCGACGCCGCGACCGGCAAGGAAAAATGGCGCTACGACCCCAAGATCAAGCTCGACAAGGACCGCCAGCACCAGACCTGCCGCGGCGTGTCCTATTATGCCGATGCCGCCGGCGCCGCCGGCCAGCCTTGCGCGACCCGCGTCTACCTGCCGACCTCGGATGCCCGGCTGATCGCGCTCGACGCCGCCAACGGGCAGGTCTGTCCCGCCTTCGCCGAGGCCGGCACACTCAATCTCTTGACCAACATGCCATACCCCAAATCAGGCTATTACTATTCGACCTCGGCGCCGCTGATCGCGGGCGGCAAGATCATCGTCGGCGGCGCGGTCAACGACAATTATTCGACGCAGGAGCCGTCGGGCGTTATCCGCGCCTATGATGCGAGCACGGGCAAGCTGCTGTGGAACTGGGATTCCGGCAATCCGGACCAGACGACGCCGCTGCCGGCCGGCCAGACCTACACCGCCAACTCGCCCAACATGTGGTCGACGCCGAGCGCCGACGAGAAGCTTGGCCTGCTTTACGTGCCGCTCGGCAACCAGACGCCGGACCAGCTCGGCGCTGGACGCAGCGCCAATGTCGAGAAGTTCTCCTCCTCGATCACCGCGCTCGATCTCAATACCGGGCAGTTGAAATGGGTGCGGCAGACGGTGCACCACGACCTGTGGGACATGGACGTGCCGGCGCAGCCGAGCCTGATCGACATCACCAAGGCCGACGGCACGATCGTGCCCGCGCTGGTCGGGCCGACCAAGCAGGGCGACCTCTATGTGCTCGACCGGCGCACCGGCGAGCCGGTAATCGCGGTCAAGGAAGTGCCGGCGCCCGGCGGCGCCATCGAGGGCGACCATGCGTCGCCGACGCAGCCTTCGTCCGATCTCTCCTTCAACCCGAAGCCGCTGATCGAAGCCGACATGTGGGGGATCACCATGTTCGACCAGCTGGCCTGCCGCATCGCCTTCCACAAACTGCGCTACGAAGGCCGCTATACGCCGCCCTCGGTGCAGGGATCGCTGATCTATCCCGGTAATTTCGGCACCTTCAACTGGGGTGGCGTGGCGGTCGATCCGGTGCGGCAGGTGATGTTCGGCATGCCGACCTATCTCGCCTTCACGTCCAGGCTCGTTCCGCGCGCCGACGTGCCGGCGCCGGGCGACGACACCAAGGGCAGCGAGCACGGGCTCAACCGCAATGAAGGCGCGCCCTATGCGGTTGTGATGGGGCCGTTCCTGTCTCCCCTCGGCGTTCCCTGCCAGGCGCCACCGTGGGGGTATGTCGCCGGGGTGGATCTCAGGACCGGCACGATCAACTACAAGCACCGCAACGGCACCGTCTACGACATGACGCCACTGCCGCTGCCGCTGAAGGTCGGGGTGCCCGGCATTGGCGGGCCGATGATCACCGCCGGTGGCGTCGCCTTCCTTGGTGCCGCGGTCGACGATTATCTGCGCGCCTACGACCTGACGTCGGGCAAGGAGCTCTGGCGGGCGCGGCTGCCTGCCGGCGGTCAGTCGACGCCGATGACCTATACGGTCGCCGACGGACGCCAGTTCGTGGTCATCGTCGCCGGCGGCCACGGCTCGGTCGGCACCAAGCCAGGGGATTATGTGATGGCTTACGCGCTGCCCAAGTAG
- a CDS encoding dienelactone hydrolase family protein: MTKSTATDKPAITQAMIDAYDEYTHLTLDRRRFMEQLTRLAGSGAAAAAIAPMLAANSAHAAIVADNDPRVKGEEITYPGSGGEMKGYLVKPANQAGKLGSVIVIHENRGLNPHIRDVARRVALEGFVALAPDFLSPLGGTPADEDKARDMFTKLDPAQTVANGVATVAFLKADKDGNGKVGAIGFCWGGGTANMLAVNAPDLAASVAYYGMQPKAADVSKIKAALLLHYAGLDDRTNAGIDAFKKELDAAHVEYTVYVYEGANHAFNNDTSAARYDKKAADLAWGRTIAFLKEKLA; encoded by the coding sequence ATGACCAAATCCACCGCCACCGACAAGCCCGCCATCACCCAGGCGATGATCGACGCCTATGACGAATACACGCATCTGACGCTCGACCGCCGGCGCTTCATGGAACAGCTGACCAGGCTTGCCGGATCGGGTGCCGCGGCGGCCGCGATCGCGCCGATGCTGGCGGCGAACTCCGCCCACGCGGCAATCGTCGCCGACAACGATCCGCGGGTGAAAGGCGAGGAGATCACCTATCCGGGCAGCGGCGGCGAGATGAAGGGCTATCTGGTCAAACCGGCAAACCAGGCCGGCAAGCTCGGCTCCGTCATCGTCATCCATGAAAACAGGGGGCTCAACCCGCATATACGCGACGTCGCCCGGCGCGTGGCGCTGGAGGGGTTCGTGGCGCTGGCGCCGGATTTCCTGTCGCCGCTTGGCGGCACACCCGCCGATGAGGACAAGGCGCGTGACATGTTCACGAAGCTCGACCCGGCGCAGACTGTCGCCAACGGCGTCGCGACCGTCGCTTTCCTGAAGGCCGACAAGGACGGCAATGGCAAGGTCGGCGCCATTGGCTTCTGCTGGGGCGGCGGCACGGCCAACATGCTGGCCGTCAATGCGCCGGATCTCGCGGCGAGCGTCGCCTATTACGGCATGCAGCCGAAGGCCGCCGATGTGTCGAAGATCAAGGCCGCGCTGCTGCTGCACTATGCCGGCCTCGACGATCGCACCAATGCCGGCATCGACGCCTTCAAGAAGGAGCTCGATGCCGCCCATGTCGAATACACGGTCTATGTTTATGAAGGCGCCAACCATGCCTTCAACAACGATACGTCGGCCGCGCGTTATGACAAGAAGGCGGCCGATCTCGCCTGGGGCAGGACGATCGCCTTCCTGAAGGAGAAACTGGCGTAG
- a CDS encoding response regulator yields the protein MTEPLKVLIVEDEALLAMELESLVEEAGHSVVGWATSSAEAKSMVESTDADIAFVDIHLTDGPTGVDVAHYIGEKKRSMVVFMTANPKRIPDHFAGAIGVIAKPYTMNGLTSALRYLQEGVRRPPPVSTRPAGFTLSPAYAAVWAPAA from the coding sequence ATGACTGAACCACTCAAGGTCCTGATCGTCGAGGACGAAGCGCTGTTGGCGATGGAACTGGAAAGCCTTGTCGAGGAAGCCGGCCATAGCGTCGTCGGCTGGGCGACGTCTTCGGCGGAAGCAAAAAGCATGGTCGAGTCCACGGATGCCGACATCGCCTTTGTCGACATCCACCTTACCGACGGTCCGACCGGCGTCGACGTGGCCCACTATATCGGCGAAAAGAAACGTTCGATGGTGGTGTTCATGACCGCCAATCCGAAGCGAATCCCCGACCATTTCGCCGGCGCTATCGGCGTCATCGCCAAGCCCTATACGATGAACGGGCTGACGTCGGCGTTGCGGTACCTGCAGGAGGGCGTGCGCCGCCCGCCTCCGGTTTCGACACGTCCAGCCGGATTCACCCTGTCGCCGGCCTACGCGGCGGTCTGGGCGCCAGCGGCCTGA
- a CDS encoding histidine kinase dimerization/phosphoacceptor domain -containing protein, which translates to MDWKRTREPADAWHMTDDLHVEHGKGDPFAAAIRATRMSMIITDPRRPDNPIVFANDAFLRLTGYERQEVLGKNCRFLQGPKTDEAAVEQIRAAIADNADVSVDILNYRKDGSTFWNALYISPVSNDKGEVQFFFASQLDVSDRKRSEHRITADKDRFEKAVKERTAELEAALEAQTTLLHEVDHRVKNNLQMISSLIIMQRRTIKDEAIRHSLTTMLERIEALSTVHRRLYQSKDVSRFDVSDFAKDLVTDLLTASGRSGIKSNLELEPIVISAEKATPVALMVNELVTNALKHAFKEGPDGTTAGRIGIKMSQPDGHFNIEVSDDGVGMAEANGDASFGMRLIKSLARQLHADIEWRDAGPGTKVVISMPNEPQQKGHSHD; encoded by the coding sequence ATGGACTGGAAACGGACCAGGGAGCCTGCCGACGCTTGGCACATGACGGATGACCTTCATGTCGAGCATGGCAAGGGCGACCCGTTCGCGGCGGCGATTCGCGCTACCCGTATGTCGATGATCATCACCGATCCTCGGCGGCCTGATAACCCGATTGTCTTTGCCAATGACGCTTTCCTGCGGCTGACCGGCTATGAGCGACAGGAAGTGCTGGGCAAGAACTGCCGCTTCCTGCAGGGGCCGAAAACCGACGAGGCCGCTGTCGAGCAAATCCGCGCGGCGATCGCGGACAACGCCGATGTCAGCGTCGACATCCTGAATTATCGCAAGGATGGTTCGACCTTCTGGAACGCGCTCTACATCAGCCCTGTCTCCAACGACAAAGGCGAGGTGCAGTTCTTTTTCGCCTCGCAACTCGATGTCTCGGATCGCAAGCGCTCGGAACATCGCATCACCGCCGACAAGGATCGCTTCGAGAAAGCGGTGAAGGAACGCACCGCCGAGCTGGAAGCAGCCCTTGAGGCGCAAACCACCTTGCTGCACGAAGTCGATCATCGGGTGAAAAACAATCTGCAGATGATCTCATCGCTCATCATCATGCAGCGCCGGACCATAAAGGATGAAGCGATCAGGCATTCGTTGACCACCATGCTGGAGCGCATCGAGGCCCTCAGCACCGTGCATCGCCGGCTCTACCAGTCGAAGGATGTCAGCCGGTTCGACGTCTCGGATTTCGCCAAGGACCTGGTGACGGATCTTCTGACGGCGTCGGGGCGATCCGGGATCAAGTCGAACCTTGAGCTCGAACCCATTGTGATTTCGGCAGAGAAGGCGACGCCTGTCGCGCTGATGGTCAATGAACTCGTCACCAATGCCTTGAAGCATGCTTTCAAGGAAGGGCCGGACGGGACCACGGCGGGCCGTATCGGCATCAAGATGAGCCAGCCCGACGGCCATTTCAACATCGAGGTCTCGGACGATGGCGTCGGCATGGCCGAAGCCAATGGCGATGCCTCGTTCGGCATGCGGCTGATCAAATCGCTCGCCCGCCAGTTGCACGCCGATATCGAATGGCGTGACGCCGGCCCCGGCACCAAGGTCGTGATCTCGATGCCAAACGAACCGCAGCAAAAAGGACACTCCCATGACTGA
- a CDS encoding EamA family transporter has protein sequence MNDQTQAPAAGPAINGPVLDTLAGRLPPHVWFGVSAIFHYLGPAFAVLLFPHVGVLGMAWLRIATAALIFASLTRPWRSFTRADPATRLLLLAFGACLAVMNCSFYLALDRLPISLVAAIEFVGTIGVALVGLRSVRNLTALAVAVAGTLMLIDVRWSDDPVGLFWAFLNGALFVGYIVLGHRVARSGAGDGIAGLGAAMAVAFIVVLPIGFADALPAFFSPTLLVAAIGVGICSSVIPYICDQLAMSRLPRSSFALMLSLLPVTATLIGIVVLRQIPSLIDCLGIALVVAGVAFHKPAPSD, from the coding sequence ATGAACGATCAGACGCAAGCGCCAGCTGCCGGCCCTGCCATCAACGGCCCCGTGCTCGACACCCTGGCGGGAAGGTTGCCGCCGCATGTCTGGTTCGGCGTCAGCGCAATCTTCCACTATCTCGGCCCGGCCTTCGCGGTGCTGCTGTTTCCGCATGTCGGCGTGCTCGGCATGGCGTGGCTGCGCATCGCCACAGCGGCGCTGATCTTCGCGTCGCTGACGCGCCCCTGGCGAAGCTTCACTCGCGCCGATCCCGCAACGCGCCTGCTGCTGCTGGCTTTCGGCGCCTGCCTGGCGGTGATGAATTGCTCGTTCTACCTTGCGCTCGACCGCTTGCCGATCTCGCTGGTGGCGGCGATCGAATTCGTCGGCACCATCGGCGTCGCGCTCGTCGGCCTCAGGAGCGTCCGCAACCTGACTGCCCTTGCCGTCGCGGTTGCCGGCACCTTGATGCTCATCGACGTCAGATGGTCCGATGATCCCGTCGGCCTGTTCTGGGCCTTCCTCAACGGCGCGCTGTTTGTCGGCTACATCGTGCTCGGCCACCGCGTCGCCCGTTCCGGCGCCGGCGACGGCATTGCGGGCCTCGGCGCCGCCATGGCGGTCGCCTTCATCGTCGTGCTGCCGATCGGCTTCGCGGATGCGCTGCCCGCCTTTTTCTCACCGACGCTGCTGGTCGCCGCCATCGGCGTCGGCATCTGCTCCTCGGTCATTCCCTATATCTGCGACCAGCTTGCCATGTCGCGGTTGCCGCGCTCGAGTTTCGCCCTGATGCTGTCGCTGCTGCCGGTCACGGCAACGCTGATCGGAATCGTCGTGCTGCGCCAGATTCCGAGCCTGATCGATTGCCTCGGCATCGCACTGGTGGTTGCCGGTGTCGCCTTTCACAAGCCTGCGCCCAGCGACTAG
- a CDS encoding Lrp/AsnC family transcriptional regulator — MKRLRTENADLDAADVKILRLLETDARTSTAELARSVGLSAPSVAERIKRLQENGVIEAYCVRINPAALGLTLSAWLRIRPVPGQLSIVADIIRELPEIAQCDRVTGEDCFIALAHVGSVAELERVIDRIIPYAMTNTAIIQSSPVAARSPLAAVRRPP, encoded by the coding sequence TTGAAGCGCCTTCGAACTGAAAATGCCGATCTTGACGCGGCGGATGTGAAAATCCTGCGCCTGCTGGAAACGGATGCGCGCACCAGCACGGCGGAGCTTGCGCGCTCGGTCGGCCTGTCGGCGCCCAGTGTCGCCGAGCGCATCAAGCGGCTGCAGGAGAATGGCGTCATCGAAGCCTATTGCGTCCGGATCAATCCCGCCGCGCTTGGCCTGACGCTGTCGGCGTGGCTGCGCATCCGGCCGGTGCCGGGACAATTGTCGATCGTCGCCGACATCATTCGCGAGCTGCCGGAGATCGCCCAATGCGACCGGGTGACCGGCGAGGATTGCTTCATCGCGCTCGCCCATGTCGGCTCGGTGGCCGAACTCGAACGGGTGATCGACCGCATCATCCCCTATGCGATGACGAATACGGCCATCATCCAGTCATCGCCGGTGGCGGCACGTTCACCGCTGGCGGCAGTCAGGCGACCGCCGTGA
- a CDS encoding thioesterase family protein produces MPIPAPFVSRPMDIEKDWIDYNGHLNMAYYNVLFDRCSDEAFEAMGMGLDYVKGRRLTIYTAEVHVCYVQELHLDHKVTVSFQLIDHDAKRLRSYQEIRHVDGWLAATSETLSLHVDMAGPKVAPFPADVLARIEAMRAAHSVLPMPERAGRAIGIKRK; encoded by the coding sequence ATGCCCATCCCCGCCCCCTTCGTCTCCAGGCCCATGGACATCGAGAAAGACTGGATCGATTACAACGGCCATCTCAACATGGCCTATTACAACGTCCTGTTCGACCGCTGCTCGGATGAGGCTTTCGAGGCGATGGGCATGGGGCTGGACTATGTGAAGGGGCGCCGTCTCACCATCTACACCGCCGAGGTCCATGTCTGCTACGTCCAGGAACTGCATCTCGACCACAAGGTCACGGTCTCCTTCCAACTCATCGACCATGACGCGAAGCGGCTCAGGTCCTATCAGGAAATCCGCCATGTCGACGGCTGGCTCGCCGCCACTTCCGAGACGCTGTCGCTGCATGTCGACATGGCGGGGCCGAAGGTCGCGCCCTTCCCCGCCGATGTGCTGGCCAGGATCGAAGCCATGCGCGCCGCCCATTCGGTGCTGCCCATGCCGGAGCGTGCCGGCCGCGCGATCGGCATCAAACGCAAGTAG
- a CDS encoding FAD-binding oxidoreductase, translated as MALSDLNPVERNEEGIAAVLGILKQQLGERFQTGQAIRSQHAHTTTYIPTQAPDGVAFPETTAEVQEIVRACAAHRVPVIAFGVGSSLEGHTNAPGGGISVDTSRMNRILSVNPQDLDCTVEPGVTREDLNRHLRDTGLFFPIDPGANASLGGMAATRASGTNAVRYGTMRENVLSLTAVMADGQTVTTGKRAKKSSAGYDLTRLLVGSEGTLGIITSLTLKLQGIPQAISGGVCPFPSVEAACNAVIATIQMGIPVARIELVNGLQMRAMKNYSKLDYPESPCLFVEFHGSDASVAEQAETFGMIAEENGGGPFLWTSVAEERTKLWKARHDAYWSSLTLRPGAKGLSTDVCVPISRFAECVTETEADIAEMGLIAPIVGHAGDGNFHVLVLMDVNDPNEIALSEKFVARLNLRAIAMDGTCTGEHGIGQGKIGFLRRELGHGVDIMRTIKQALDPQNIMNPGKILPDMG; from the coding sequence ATGGCTCTGAGCGACCTCAATCCGGTCGAACGCAACGAGGAAGGCATCGCGGCGGTGCTCGGCATCCTCAAGCAACAGCTGGGCGAGCGCTTCCAGACGGGGCAGGCCATCCGCTCGCAGCACGCGCACACCACCACCTATATCCCGACGCAGGCGCCCGACGGCGTCGCTTTCCCGGAGACGACGGCCGAGGTGCAGGAGATCGTGCGCGCCTGCGCGGCGCATCGCGTGCCGGTCATCGCCTTCGGTGTCGGCTCCTCGCTGGAAGGCCACACCAACGCGCCGGGCGGCGGCATTTCGGTCGACACGTCGCGCATGAACCGTATTCTTTCGGTCAACCCGCAGGATCTCGACTGCACGGTCGAGCCTGGCGTGACACGCGAGGATCTGAACCGGCATCTGCGCGACACCGGCCTGTTCTTTCCGATCGATCCGGGCGCCAATGCCTCGCTTGGCGGCATGGCGGCGACGCGGGCTTCCGGCACCAATGCGGTGCGCTACGGCACGATGCGCGAGAACGTGCTGTCGCTGACGGCGGTCATGGCGGACGGCCAGACGGTGACGACCGGCAAGCGGGCCAAAAAGAGTTCGGCCGGCTACGATTTGACTAGGCTGCTGGTCGGCTCGGAAGGCACACTCGGCATCATCACTTCGCTGACATTGAAGCTGCAAGGCATTCCGCAGGCAATCTCGGGCGGCGTCTGTCCGTTCCCGAGCGTAGAGGCGGCCTGCAACGCCGTCATCGCGACGATCCAGATGGGTATTCCGGTGGCGCGCATCGAACTGGTCAACGGGTTGCAGATGCGGGCGATGAAGAATTATTCCAAGCTCGACTATCCCGAGAGCCCGTGCCTGTTCGTCGAGTTCCATGGCAGCGACGCCAGCGTAGCCGAGCAAGCCGAGACGTTCGGCATGATCGCCGAGGAAAATGGCGGCGGCCCGTTCCTGTGGACCAGCGTCGCCGAGGAGCGCACCAAACTGTGGAAGGCCAGGCACGATGCCTACTGGTCGTCGCTGACGCTGCGGCCGGGCGCCAAGGGCCTGTCGACCGACGTGTGCGTGCCGATCTCGCGCTTTGCCGAATGTGTCACCGAAACCGAAGCCGACATCGCCGAGATGGGCCTGATCGCGCCGATCGTCGGCCATGCCGGCGACGGCAATTTCCACGTGCTGGTGCTGATGGATGTGAACGACCCGAACGAGATCGCGCTGTCGGAAAAGTTCGTCGCGCGGCTCAATCTGCGGGCGATCGCCATGGATGGCACCTGCACCGGCGAGCACGGCATTGGCCAGGGCAAGATCGGCTTCCTGCGCCGCGAACTCGGCCACGGCGTCGACATCATGCGCACCATCAAGCAGGCGCTGGACCCGCAAAACATCATGAACCCCGGCAAGATATTGCCCGATATGGGGTAG